A single Methanocaldococcus bathoardescens DNA region contains:
- a CDS encoding transglutaminase-like domain-containing protein, which translates to MNYLLNWINLWQVKISENDIKNTKELAYRLKGNDLIETLTNILNWQEENIEYWYERADMLLILCFGSFGLIFLILLQLSNYMDTISFKHVVMYLCILLLFGLIFNFIYVITSLTIISLFVIYALIFFLNIKVSFLNLITVGIIGAIFGNMLYTYSRYSHVIRKNRKKYTTLERLKNILVMIWKTFGLNITIRDYAKLTSAILHNLNIEHYFLFINRHVAVGVKINDTYYVIDQKLPLYRIDVWLKNHNAKTVKIYNSKLEYCGKFKFEYFKQGTKITSENLQKIESDIKNELKINESNEKCEYIKSIPFYNVIENYDEVTHHSIVRWIVNQIYKEFLVNIKNIRQIKVSIHKNHIIANVYYKMN; encoded by the coding sequence ATGAACTATTTATTAAATTGGATTAATTTGTGGCAAGTAAAAATATCTGAGAACGATATTAAAAACACCAAAGAGTTGGCATATAGGTTAAAGGGAAATGATTTAATTGAAACCTTAACAAATATTTTAAATTGGCAGGAGGAAAATATAGAATATTGGTATGAAAGGGCAGATATGCTTTTAATTTTATGTTTTGGAAGTTTTGGACTTATATTTCTAATACTTTTACAATTATCAAACTATATGGATACTATTAGTTTTAAACATGTGGTAATGTATCTATGTATTTTACTATTATTTGGACTAATTTTTAATTTTATATATGTTATTACTTCTCTTACAATAATTAGCTTATTTGTCATCTATGCCCTCATATTTTTCTTGAATATTAAAGTATCTTTTCTAAATCTAATCACTGTTGGAATAATCGGTGCAATATTTGGTAATATGTTATACACTTATTCCAGATATTCTCATGTAATCAGAAAAAACAGAAAAAAATACACAACATTAGAAAGGTTAAAAAATATTTTAGTAATGATTTGGAAAACTTTTGGATTAAATATAACTATAAGAGATTACGCTAAATTAACATCTGCAATACTTCATAATCTAAATATTGAACATTATTTTTTATTCATTAATCGGCACGTAGCAGTAGGTGTGAAAATAAATGATACTTATTATGTAATTGACCAAAAACTGCCTCTGTATAGAATAGACGTCTGGCTTAAAAATCATAATGCAAAAACTGTAAAAATTTATAATTCAAAATTAGAATACTGTGGAAAATTTAAATTTGAATATTTCAAACAAGGAACCAAAATAACGAGTGAAAATCTTCAAAAAATAGAATCAGATATTAAAAATGAATTAAAAATTAATGAATCGAATGAAAAATGTGAATATATAAAAAGTATTCCATTTTATAATGTAATTGAGAATTATGATGAAGTAACACACCATTCTATCGTAAGATGGATTGTTAATCAAATTTATAAAGAGTTTTTAGTCAATATAAAAAACATACGCCAAATTAAAGTTAGTATTCATAAAAATCATATAATTGCCAATGTATATTACAAAATGAATTAA
- the mmp3 gene encoding methyl-coenzyme M reductase-associated protein Mmp3: MAKVIVNGKEKVGETLRDVIKDEYYKEGTNIVIIKGIKREAEKIPKKFLIKTTKGNITIAITEDNETAKFFINNYKDFVKKLRWVSGIDVAFGSTTIDLDISTEPKEFKKWDVALSISGLDKDEGHIVFIKKRVETVYGLKEPKIGIVVGGKWVIDRLEVGDKIIDIEPIREEKEAVDYLVTTDLNIKLEDGWKIFTYFIAEFDGTPSAVEHCLALMEDGIFEITENTNTYVADCRLQTLKIEEGNLIDRERGFITVRNYGVGEGKVYIYRESRSSSLSHTVVGRVKEGMELIDFSDSGILSVKTIPERLCAIGLTIEEAEEMFKKYGIEVEKEGDLENAIVVEQEPEYTLDVLKEKKVKIRGLDKSKIVVIELYEDKAPITTWYFRKTTGLTTKRVGKLHVYFKHKDVVMFKGNPEYAKGLLPENTPTDKVEQCAIGVTNMVSRYKGMIGVRLGESEKFGPTGESFEKTNIVGRIVENAEYLKSVKSGEDIYLLLKK; this comes from the coding sequence GATGTTATAAAGGATGAATACTACAAAGAAGGGACAAATATTGTTATTATAAAAGGAATTAAAAGAGAAGCTGAAAAAATTCCAAAGAAGTTTTTAATTAAAACAACTAAGGGGAATATAACAATAGCAATAACTGAAGATAATGAGACTGCCAAATTTTTCATAAATAATTATAAAGATTTCGTGAAAAAGCTTAGATGGGTTAGTGGGATTGATGTTGCCTTTGGTTCAACAACTATCGATTTAGACATCTCAACAGAACCAAAAGAGTTTAAAAAATGGGATGTAGCTTTAAGTATATCAGGTTTGGATAAGGATGAGGGGCATATTGTATTTATTAAGAAAAGAGTAGAGACAGTTTATGGATTAAAAGAGCCAAAGATTGGAATTGTTGTTGGAGGTAAGTGGGTTATTGATAGATTAGAAGTTGGGGATAAAATTATTGATATAGAACCAATTAGAGAGGAAAAAGAGGCTGTTGATTACTTAGTAACAACTGATTTAAATATAAAATTAGAAGATGGTTGGAAAATCTTTACCTACTTTATAGCTGAGTTTGATGGAACACCTTCAGCAGTAGAGCATTGTTTAGCTTTAATGGAAGATGGAATATTTGAGATAACTGAAAACACAAACACCTATGTTGCTGATTGTAGATTGCAGACATTAAAAATTGAGGAAGGGAATTTAATTGATAGAGAAAGAGGATTTATAACAGTAAGAAATTACGGAGTTGGTGAGGGTAAAGTTTATATCTATAGGGAAAGTAGGAGTTCATCTTTATCTCACACAGTTGTTGGAAGAGTTAAAGAGGGGATGGAGCTTATTGACTTCTCTGACTCTGGAATTTTGTCTGTAAAAACAATTCCTGAGAGGTTGTGTGCTATTGGTTTAACTATAGAAGAGGCAGAAGAGATGTTTAAAAAGTATGGTATAGAGGTAGAGAAAGAGGGGGATTTAGAAAATGCTATTGTTGTTGAGCAAGAGCCAGAATATACCTTAGATGTATTAAAGGAAAAGAAAGTTAAAATAAGGGGATTAGATAAGAGTAAAATAGTTGTTATAGAGTTGTATGAGGATAAAGCACCAATAACAACATGGTATTTTAGAAAGACTACTGGATTAACAACAAAAAGAGTTGGAAAGCTTCATGTTTATTTCAAACATAAGGATGTTGTGATGTTTAAAGGAAATCCTGAGTATGCGAAAGGTTTGTTGCCTGAAAATACGCCAACAGATAAAGTTGAACAATGTGCTATTGGAGTAACTAACATGGTTAGTAGATATAAGGGAATGATTGGTGTTAGATTGGGAGAAAGTGAGAAATTTGGACCTACAGGAGAGAGCTTTGAAAAAACAAACATTGTTGGGAGAATAGTTGAAAATGCAGAATATTTAAAAAGTGTTAAAAGTGGGGAAGATATTTATCTATTGCTAAAAAAATAA
- a CDS encoding tryptophan--tRNA ligase, protein MELTPWETPAVIDYKKTMEQFGVKPIADVLDNLKNEHHFFRRNIILGHRDFERIVDAIKNNKEFAVVSGMMPSGKMHFGHKMVVDLLKFYQKYTDNINIPIADLEAYWARNMSFETTKELALNEYITNYIALGLDPEKINVYLQSKYQKVKDLALILSKRTNWSEMKAIYGFKGETNIGHVFAPIVQVADILHPQVDENLNPEPKPVVVPVGIDQDPHIRLTRDIANRAKEFKFIPPSSTYHRFMTGLLGGKMSSSKPETAIFLTDDEKTVKKKIFSAKTGGRETLEEHKKYGGIPEECVVYELFLYHLILDDKELADIYQKCRSGELTCGKCKKMAYEKVVEFLKDLKEKREQAKEIALKILEGKY, encoded by the coding sequence ATGGAATTAACACCATGGGAGACACCGGCAGTTATTGATTACAAAAAAACAATGGAACAGTTTGGAGTTAAGCCAATAGCTGATGTTTTGGATAATTTGAAAAATGAGCATCATTTTTTCAGGAGAAATATTATATTGGGGCATAGGGATTTTGAGAGAATAGTTGATGCAATAAAAAATAACAAAGAGTTTGCAGTTGTTAGTGGAATGATGCCTTCTGGTAAAATGCACTTTGGGCATAAGATGGTCGTTGATTTATTGAAGTTTTATCAAAAATACACTGACAATATAAACATCCCAATAGCTGATTTAGAGGCATACTGGGCAAGAAACATGAGCTTTGAAACAACAAAAGAACTTGCTTTAAATGAGTATATAACCAACTACATAGCCCTTGGCTTAGACCCAGAAAAAATTAATGTCTATTTACAATCAAAATATCAAAAAGTTAAAGATTTGGCTTTAATTTTATCTAAAAGAACTAATTGGAGTGAGATGAAGGCAATTTATGGATTTAAGGGAGAAACAAACATTGGACATGTCTTTGCCCCAATAGTTCAAGTTGCGGATATTTTACATCCTCAAGTTGATGAGAACTTAAATCCAGAACCAAAACCTGTTGTTGTCCCTGTTGGAATAGACCAAGACCCACATATAAGATTAACAAGAGATATTGCAAATAGAGCTAAGGAATTTAAGTTCATTCCGCCATCCTCAACCTATCATAGATTTATGACTGGATTGTTAGGAGGAAAGATGAGTTCTTCAAAGCCAGAGACAGCTATATTTTTAACTGATGATGAAAAAACTGTTAAAAAGAAGATATTCTCAGCTAAAACCGGGGGAAGAGAAACTTTAGAAGAGCATAAAAAATATGGAGGAATTCCAGAAGAATGTGTTGTTTATGAGTTATTCTTATATCACTTAATCTTAGATGATAAAGAACTTGCTGATATATATCAAAAATGTAGAAGTGGGGAGCTAACTTGTGGTAAATGTAAAAAAATGGCTTATGAAAAAGTTGTAGAGTTTTTAAAAGATTTGAAAGAGAAGAGGGAGCAGGCAAAGGAAATTGCTTTAAAAATCTTGGAAGGGAAGTATTAA